A segment of the Planctomycetota bacterium genome:
CGGGGAACTCGGGGCCGTACATCTCCTCCCGGCCGAGTTCCACGAGCCGCGCCAGCGACGGCGCGTCCTGCAACCGCACCAGGAGGAGGGCCCGGCGGTCCACGGCTCCGGGACACACCCGCCCGTTTCGCACGGAGAAATTCGAGAAGTATTCGGCCATTCCTTCGGCGAACCAGAGCGGCCCCGTGCGCCGCCAGACGCGGTCCATGTAGGCGTGGGTGAGTTCATGGGCGAGCGTCTTCTGGAGCCACGCCTCGCCGCGTGCGCCGTCCGGGCAAAGGACGACTTCCGCCGTCCGCGGGTCGTAGAAGGACTCCGCATTGGACGCCCCCATACGGCAGGCGTATCGCCGGAAATCGCGTTCTTCGGAGAAGAGGCGCAGCGAAAAGACGATACCGGAGGCGTCGCCTCCGAGCGACGCCGAAAGCATGTCCAGGAACACTTCGGCGTACGCGCCCGACGCGCGCAGCACGTCCAATCCCACATCTCCGCGGAGAACGGCACGATCCGTGCGCAGGAGCTTCCATCCCGGGGTCTCGAGGGCTTTCCACTCCCACGGCCGTGACCTTTCCCGGACGGCTCGGGCCGAGAGAGGGGAGGGAGGGCCCCCGGTGTCCGGACCTCCGGGGGCCCCCACGGGACAGAAGGGGTGAGCGGAAGGATTGAGCCCAAGCTCCGCCGGCGCCGGGCCGAGGGTCGGTCCGCCGGCCGAGGACAGCTCGAGCGCTGCGTACGGGACGAAAGGGACCAGGATCAGGAACGCGCCCGCCATCGGATTCCTCCATCGCTTCGGCCACGTCACGGCGGGGAGGAGAGCAATCGCCGTGCCGCGGGTTTCCCCCGGGCGGCTCCTTCCCGCCGAGGGCGCGCGTTTCATTTCGGAACGCGGCGCGTTTCGCCCGGTAACGCGGCTCGGCTTCGCCCGGAAGTGGGGCGTGGAGCGGGAAGACTCGACGGGGAAACGGCCTGGAAGGAGGGTCTAGGTCCGGTCGCGGCGTTCGCCGCCGATCCGGAGTCCCAGGCGGACGGCCTCCACGAGATCCGATTTCTTGAAGGGCTTCTCGAGGTAGGTGATGGCGCCCGAGGCGTAGGCGGCCACCTTGTCGTGGGGGTCGGTCCGGACCGAGAGGATGATGACGGGGATCGCCTGGGTGCCGCGTTGCGCGTGGAGCTTCTGCGCCAGCGCGATTCCGTTCATGCCCGGGAGGTTGATGTCCAGGAGGAAAAGATCGGGCCGTGCCGAAAGCAGATGGACAATGGCGGACTCGGCGTCGCCCACGGCGATGACCTCGTGGCCCTCGTCCCGGAGCGCCCGCGCCACGAACCGGCGGACGCGGGGATCGTCATCAACGGCCAGGATCCGTGCCACGGTCCGATCCCACCCCGGCGGACGCCTCGCGGCGGAGCCGCTCCCGTTCCTCGCGCCAGATCGTCCGATAGACCACGAAGCCGATGATCCCCATGATCCCGAAGACCAGGCCGAGCATCAGGTAGATGCTCAGGGCGAACCCGCGACCCTCGCCGAGGGTCAGGGCGCCCTCTCATCACTTGGCCGACTGAGCCAGGAACGCCAGCATGGAAGCTCCCATTATACGACTCCCCGGCGCCCGCGCGAGCGCGCGGTGACGCCCGCCAGTCCGAAGGCGACCGCCGCGAAGGCCGCGGTGACCCCCAACGACGCTCCGAACGGATGAGGCGCCGTTCCGGCCAGGGCGTGTCGCAGGGCCGAGACGCCGTAGGCCATGGGGTTGACGGCCATGACGGCCTCCACCCACGGGGCCGCCTGGCCGATCCGGAAGACCGCTCCGGACAGGATCCACATGGGCACCAGCACGAGATTGATGACGGCGTGATAGCCCTGGACGGATTCGAACCGCCACGCGAGGAGCACCCCTACCGACGTGAGCGCGAACGCCAGCAGCGCCATCACGCCGCAGGCGGCCGCATAGCCTCCGGGACCGGGCCGCAGTCCGGAGAGGGGCGCCAGCGCCAGAAAGAGAAGCCCCTGGGTCAGCGCCACGGCCGCCCCGCCCAGCACCTTGCCGAGCGCGATTCCCGTCCCGGGCACGGGAGCCACGAGCACCCCCTGGAGAAATCCCTCGCGCCGGTCTTCGATGATCGAAATCGTCGAGAAGATCGAGGCGAAAAGGAGGATCATCGCCAGGGTTCCCGGATAGAGGTGCGCCAGGAAGTCTCCGCCGAGGCCCGATCCGGTGATCAGCCAAAAGACCACCGGCGTGGCCAGGACCCCCGCCACGCGGCTGGGCTGCCGGTAGAAGCGCCGCAGCTCGCGCAGGGCCAGGCTCCAGGCCGCCAGGATCACGACCACACCTCCCGGGTCTTGAGATGGAAGACGTCCTCCAGGGACGGCCGCGCCACGGTCACGGCCTCGATGCGGTCCGGAAAGGCCTCGTAGAGGGCGGAGACGAATTCATGCCCCCGCTCGCGCGAGAGCCGCACGACGCCGTCGGAGGCCTCCGCGGCCACGCCGAACCGCTCGCGGAGGGCCGCCGCCAGGGCCGCCGCGTCGCGGGCGCGGACCGTGACGACGTCGCCGCCCACTTCCGCGCGAAGCTCCGCGGGAGCGCCGAGCGCCACGAGCCGCCCCCGGTGGAGGATCCCCAGCCGGTCGCATCGATCGGCCTCCTCCATGAGGTGGGTGGTCAGGAGCACCGTGACGCCCCGGAGCGCCCGCAGGCGGTCCCAGAGGTCCCGGCGCGCTCCCGGATCCAGGCTTCCCGAAGGCTCATCCAGAAGCAGCACCTCGGGCTCGTGAAGGAGCGCCTTGGCCAGTTCCACCCGGCGGCGGAGCCCGCCCGAGAGCGTCTCGACGCGTTCGTCCGCCCGCTCGGCCAGGCCGAAGCGTTCCAGGAGTTCGCGGACGCGCTTCCGGAGCAGGCGGCCGCGGAGGCCGTAGAGCCACCCGTGGTGGACGAGGTTCTCGTGGGCGGTGAGCTTGAGGTCCAGCGCGGGCGTCTGGAAGACGACGCCGATCCGGCGGCGGACGGCGGCCGGATCGGAAAGATCGGCGCCGGCCACGCGGGCGGAGCCCACCGAGGGAGCCAGCGCCGTGGCGAGGATCCGAAAGAGGGTGGTCTTGCCGCTCCCGTTCGGTCCGGCGAGGCCGAAGATTTCGCCCGGCCGCACGGAGAAAGAAACGTCCGCCAGGGCGACGCGGTCGCCGTACCGGTGCGAAAGGCTCGAAACCTCGACGCTCAACTTAGTGGGCCGATCCGCCGCGGCCGGCCTTGGGAATGACCTTGGCGGCGGGGGTGGTGAAGTCCCGGTTCGCGCCGGTGTCGGGCAGGTTGGCGAAGATGATGATGAGGACGAGCGTCAAGGGGAACAGAACAATGCCCGTCCACCAGCGCTGTTCGTACTTGAGGTGCATGAAAAAGAGGGTCACGAGCGACGCCTTGATCACGGCCACCAGAAGGCCGACCGCGACGTTGCCGGCGGTGCCGAGGTGGACCCTCGAGATCGCCACGGTCACGATCGTGAGCGCCAGGAGGGCCCAGAGGACGTTCGTATAGGTCTTCGAGGGGACGTTATGGGACATGGCGCTCTCCCTCCTAGAGCAGGTAGACGATCGGGAAGAGGAAAATCCATACCAGGTCCACGAAGTGCCAGTACAGGGCCAGGTTTTCGACGTGGGTGTACCGCTGCGCGTCCATGTGCTTGACGAAGAAGGCCACCGTAAAAAGCGCGATCACGCCCACCAGAACGTGCAGCCCGTGGAAACCCGTCATGAGGAAGTAGC
Coding sequences within it:
- a CDS encoding DUF1570 domain-containing protein, with protein sequence MAGAFLILVPFVPYAALELSSAGGPTLGPAPAELGLNPSAHPFCPVGAPGGPDTGGPPSPLSARAVRERSRPWEWKALETPGWKLLRTDRAVLRGDVGLDVLRASGAYAEVFLDMLSASLGGDASGIVFSLRLFSEERDFRRYACRMGASNAESFYDPRTAEVVLCPDGARGEAWLQKTLAHELTHAYMDRVWRRTGPLWFAEGMAEYFSNFSVRNGRVCPGAVDRRALLLVRLQDAPSLARLVELGREEMYGPEFPGRYAQAWSFVHYLFWRNDGLVDLLLRGGRLERLEELERDWKNYVARLDEGDSSNAAPENRPAPGRLR
- a CDS encoding response regulator, with product MARILAVDDDPRVRRFVARALRDEGHEVIAVGDAESAIVHLLSARPDLFLLDINLPGMNGIALAQKLHAQRGTQAIPVIILSVRTDPHDKVAAYASGAITYLEKPFKKSDLVEAVRLGLRIGGERRDRT
- a CDS encoding ABC transporter permease, whose amino-acid sequence is MVVILAAWSLALRELRRFYRQPSRVAGVLATPVVFWLITGSGLGGDFLAHLYPGTLAMILLFASIFSTISIIEDRREGFLQGVLVAPVPGTGIALGKVLGGAAVALTQGLLFLALAPLSGLRPGPGGYAAACGVMALLAFALTSVGVLLAWRFESVQGYHAVINLVLVPMWILSGAVFRIGQAAPWVEAVMAVNPMAYGVSALRHALAGTAPHPFGASLGVTAAFAAVAFGLAGVTARSRGRRGVV
- a CDS encoding ABC transporter ATP-binding protein, encoding MSVEVSSLSHRYGDRVALADVSFSVRPGEIFGLAGPNGSGKTTLFRILATALAPSVGSARVAGADLSDPAAVRRRIGVVFQTPALDLKLTAHENLVHHGWLYGLRGRLLRKRVRELLERFGLAERADERVETLSGGLRRRVELAKALLHEPEVLLLDEPSGSLDPGARRDLWDRLRALRGVTVLLTTHLMEEADRCDRLGILHRGRLVALGAPAELRAEVGGDVVTVRARDAAALAAALRERFGVAAEASDGVVRLSRERGHEFVSALYEAFPDRIEAVTVARPSLEDVFHLKTREVWS
- a CDS encoding cytochrome C oxidase subunit IV family protein, with the translated sequence MSHNVPSKTYTNVLWALLALTIVTVAISRVHLGTAGNVAVGLLVAVIKASLVTLFFMHLKYEQRWWTGIVLFPLTLVLIIIFANLPDTGANRDFTTPAAKVIPKAGRGGSAH